A window of Kiloniellales bacterium genomic DNA:
CGACGAGAGCAGGTTCCGGTAGCCGCCCTCCAGGGGCACCAGGATCGCCAGGGTAAGCAGAACGGCGATCACCGAGCGTGCCAGGATGATCTGGTGCAGCGGGTAGTCGCCGCTCAGCCACTTGATCGCCATGTCGTTGGTCGTGAAGGCGAAGCCCGCCCCGACCACGCAGGCGACGCCGAGCAGGGAGGACCGCCCGGCCTCGGCGCTCGGCGGCATGTCGGCGGGCCTGGGCGCGGTCGTTACGGCAGCAGAACGGTCGAGCCCGTGGTCTTGCGGCCCTCCAGGTCGCGGTGGGCCTGGGCCGTCTCCTTCAGGGGATAGGTCTGCTTGACCTCGATCTTGACGCTGCCGTCCGTTACGACCCCGAAAAGAGCCTGGGCGCTGGCCACGAGGTCCTCGCGCTTCGCGGTGTAGGTCATCAGGGTCGGTCGGGTGATGAACAGCGAGCCGAGCGCCGCCAGCCGCCCGAGGTCGAAGGGCGGGACTGGGCCCGAGGCGTTGCCGAAGGTGACCATCATGCCGAGCGGCGCCAGAGACTCGAGGGAGCCCTCGAAGGTGTCCTTGCCGACCGAGTCGTAGACCACGGGGACGCCGGCGCCGCCGGTGATCTCCTTGACCCGTTCGGCGAAGTTTTCGCTCCGATAGTTGATCGTATGGGTGCAGCCGTGGGCCTTGGCGAGCGCCGCCTTCTCCTCGGAGCCGACCGTGCCGATCACGGTGACGCCGAGCGCCTTGAGCCACTGGCAGGCGATCAGGCCGACCCCGCCGGCGGCGGCGTGGAACAGCACCGTGTCTCCCGCCTTCACCCGGTAGGTGCGGCGGATCAGGTACTCGACGGTCATGCCCTGCAGCATCATGCCGGCGGCCTGCCGGTCGGAGATGCCATCGGGCAGCTTGACCACGCGGTGGGCCGGCAGGACCCGCGCCTCGGCGTAGGCGCCGGGCGGCGCGGCGGCATAGGCGACCCGGTCGCCGGGCTGGAGCTCGGTCACCCCCTCGCCCACGGCTTCGACCCGGCCGGCCGCCTCCATGCCGATGACCGCCGGCATCTGCGGCAGGGGGTAGAGCCCGCTGCGGTGGTAGACGTCGATGTAGTTGAGGCCGACCGCCGTCTGTTCCAGCCGGACCTCGCCGGGACCGGGCTTGCCGACGTCGACCTCGTCCCAGGAGAGCGCGTCCGCGCCGCCGGGCTGGTGGATGCGGATCGCGTGGGTCATGAGAGGTTCGCCTTGAAGAAGTCGAGGGTCCGGCCGTTGGCCAGATCCGCCGAGGCCTTGTTGTAGTGCTCGCCCCCCTCGCGCGCGAAGGCGTGGTCCTGGCCCTGGTAGACGTGGAGCGTCACCTGGGCGTGGCCCTCGAGACCGGCCTTGATCTTGGCCTGGGCCTCGGCCGGCACGAACTGGTCCTTCTCGGCGACGTGGAGCATCGCCGGCTTGGCGATGCTGCCCGCTTCCCCGAGCAGCTCGTCCAGGCCGACGCCGTAGTAGCTGATGTTGCAGTCGGCGTCGGAGCGGGTCGCCATCAGGTAGGCGATCTTGCCGCCGAGGCAGTATCCGACCGTGCCGACTTTGCCCGAGCAGGCCTCGTGGGCGCGCAGCGCGCCGAGCGTCGCCTTCATGTCCTCGATGCCTTTGTCGACGTCGAACAGGCCGAACAGTTCGAAGGCCCGCTTCCACTCGGCCTCGGTCTTGTCGGTGATCTGAATGCCCGGCTCGATGCGCCAGAACAGGTCCGGGCAGCAGGCCAGGTAGCCCTGGCCAGCCAGCCAGTCGCAGACGCCGCGCATGACCTGGTTGACGCCGAAGATCTCCTGGGCGACGACGACGCCGGCCGCCGGCGTGCCGGACGGCATGGCGAGATAGGCGCCGAACTCGCCGTCGGCGCCCTTGATCGTGATGTCGGGCATCTTTCCCCTCCCTGTTGCTTCCCGGGCGGACTCTATCGCGCGGGTCGGGCCCTTGTCATCCGCTAGGCCGCGAGGGCGCGCGCCAGCTCTTCCGGGTCGGTGATCGGCAGCGAGCAGGTCGTGCCGCGGCACAGGTAGACCGTCGCCTTGTCCTCGACGCGGGCCTTGCCGCGGGCCGGGTGACCGGTCTGCAGGGTGCCGGTGTCGTCGATCACCTGGAGCACGAGGTTGGGCAGGCAGGTCCCGGTCACCGGGGCGAGCAGCGCCCGGACGGCGGGCGAGTCGCGGTCGCCGAGGACGACCACCTGGAGCGCGTTCTCCAGAAGCTCGACCCCGTTCAGCAGGGTCGCGAGAGGAAAGATGTTGCGCTGCAGCTCGCCGGCGAAGGCGCCGATCAGCGCTTCCGCGCGGTCGCGGTGCCGGTGCTCGCCGGTGAGGTGGTAGAGCCGGGCGAGGACCCCCGCCAGGGTGCCGTTGCCGGCCGGGGTGGCATTGTCGTGGACCGTCTTGGTGCGCACGATCAGCCGCTCCGTGTCCGCCGCGGTCAGGAAGTAGCCGCCCGAGTCGCTGTCCCAGTAGTGGGCGTCCAGGATGTCGAGCCAGGCCACGGCTTGATCGATATAGGACAATAGTCCTGTAACCTCGTGCAGCGCCAGGGCGGCTTCGCAGAGATTGGCGTAGTCGTCCAGGGTCGCCGGGTGGTTCAGCTTGCCCCGGCGCCAGGCGTGGCGCAGCCGCCCGTCCACCGTCATGGTCTCGGTCACGAAGCGGAAGGCGGACTGGGCGGCGGCGAGCCAGCCCGGTTCGCCGAACACCGCGGCGGCGCGTGCCAGGGCGGCGATCATCAGCCCGTTCCAGTCGGCTAGGACCTTGTCGTCCCAGCCCGGCCAGGGCCGCTCGGCGCGGGCCTCGAAGAGGACGTTGCGCGAACGCGACAGGGCGGCCTCCTGTCCCTCGTCGAAGAGGGAATCCTGACCGAGCCGGTTCAGGATCGTGTGGCCCTCCCAGTTGCCGCCCGGCGTGACGTCGTAGGCCGCCTTGAAGGTCTCGGCGTCGGGCCCGAGCAGGCGGTCGATCTCCTCGGCCTGCCAGACGTAGAACTTGCCCTCCTCGCCCTCGCTGTCGGCGTCGTACGACGAGGCGAAGGCGCCGCTCGGCGCGTCGCCCTCCGTCTTCGCGATCATCTCGCGCAGCGCCCAGCCGACGGTTTCGCGCACGCGAGTCTCGTAGAGCGGGTCGCCGGTCTCCTGCCAGGCCCAGGTCAGCAGCTCGATCAGCTGGGCGTTGTCGTAGAGCATCTTCTCGAAGTGCGGCACGAGCCAGCGGTTGTCCACGGCGTAGCGCGCGTAGCCGCCGCCCAGGTGATCGTAGATGCCGCCCTGGGACATCCGGATGAGAGTCGTCTCGACCGCCTTGCGGTAGGGCTCGGCATCGCTGCGCTTCCAGGCGCGCCAGATCAGCTTGAGGATCGAAGGCTGGGGAAATTTCGGCGCGTGGCCCAGACCGCCGTGGAAGGGGTCGAACTCCCGCACCAGACGCTCGGCGACCTGATCGTTGACCGCCGCGCCGAAGACCTGGCCGGGGAGATTCTGCGACAGCTCGGCGAGCTTCGCCTGGATCTGGTCCGCGTTCTGGGCCACGGCGTCCTGCTTTTCGCGGTAGGCCGCGGCGATCTGGCGGAGCACCTGCTCGAACGCCGGCCGCCCGAAGCGCGGCGCCGGCGGGAAGTAGGTGCCGCCCCAGAAGGGCGCGCCGTCGGCGGTCAGGAACATGGTCAGGGGCCAGCCGCCCTGCTCGCCCAGGAGGGCGAGCGCCGACTGGTAGATGGTGTCCAGGTCGGGGCGCTCCTCGCGGTCGACCTTGATGTTGACGAAGAGCTCGTTCATGACCGCCGCCGTGTCCTCGTCCTCGAAGGACTCGTGGGCCATGACGTGGCACCAGTGGCAGGCGGCGTAGCCGACCGAGAGCAGGACCGGCCGGCCGCTGTCGCGGGCGGCGGCGAAGGCCGCCTCGCCCCAGGGATACCAATGGACGGGATTGTCCTTGTGCTGTAGGAGGTAGGGACTGGTTTCCCCGGCGAGGCGGTTCTCGGACATCGGCCCTCTGGCTTCCCTTGTTCGCGGCACAGGCGCCGGTCTGGCGGGGCGCGCCCCGCAACTATGGATTTGCCGGCAGCGCCGCTCAACCTCAAAGCTTCTGGGGCTTCTCGGGCGGCGACGGGCGTGAGGCGACGAGAGGTGACGGTGGCGGACGGAGAGACTTCCATCGAGGGCGGCGACCCCGCCCTCTTCTACCGGCGGCACGTCTTCTGCTGCACCAACGAGCGGCCGGCGGGCCACCCACGGGGATGCTGCAAGGAGAAGAAGGCGATCGCCCTGCGCAATCACATGAAGGCGAAGGCCAAGGAACTGGGCCTGACCGACGTGCGCATCAACGCGGCCGGCTGCCTGGACCGCTGCGAGCTGGGGCCGACCATGGTGATCTACCCCGAGGGCGTCTGGTACAGCTACCGGACCATCGCGGACGTCGAAGAGATCCTGCGCGAGCACGTCGTGGCCGGCCGCCGCGTGGAACGTCTGATGCTCCGGCCCGAGGACGAGGCGCCGTAAGGGAGACCCGCGC
This region includes:
- a CDS encoding dienelactone hydrolase family protein encodes the protein MPDITIKGADGEFGAYLAMPSGTPAAGVVVAQEIFGVNQVMRGVCDWLAGQGYLACCPDLFWRIEPGIQITDKTEAEWKRAFELFGLFDVDKGIEDMKATLGALRAHEACSGKVGTVGYCLGGKIAYLMATRSDADCNISYYGVGLDELLGEAGSIAKPAMLHVAEKDQFVPAEAQAKIKAGLEGHAQVTLHVYQGQDHAFAREGGEHYNKASADLANGRTLDFFKANLS
- a CDS encoding thioredoxin domain-containing protein; the encoded protein is MSENRLAGETSPYLLQHKDNPVHWYPWGEAAFAAARDSGRPVLLSVGYAACHWCHVMAHESFEDEDTAAVMNELFVNIKVDREERPDLDTIYQSALALLGEQGGWPLTMFLTADGAPFWGGTYFPPAPRFGRPAFEQVLRQIAAAYREKQDAVAQNADQIQAKLAELSQNLPGQVFGAAVNDQVAERLVREFDPFHGGLGHAPKFPQPSILKLIWRAWKRSDAEPYRKAVETTLIRMSQGGIYDHLGGGYARYAVDNRWLVPHFEKMLYDNAQLIELLTWAWQETGDPLYETRVRETVGWALREMIAKTEGDAPSGAFASSYDADSEGEEGKFYVWQAEEIDRLLGPDAETFKAAYDVTPGGNWEGHTILNRLGQDSLFDEGQEAALSRSRNVLFEARAERPWPGWDDKVLADWNGLMIAALARAAAVFGEPGWLAAAQSAFRFVTETMTVDGRLRHAWRRGKLNHPATLDDYANLCEAALALHEVTGLLSYIDQAVAWLDILDAHYWDSDSGGYFLTAADTERLIVRTKTVHDNATPAGNGTLAGVLARLYHLTGEHRHRDRAEALIGAFAGELQRNIFPLATLLNGVELLENALQVVVLGDRDSPAVRALLAPVTGTCLPNLVLQVIDDTGTLQTGHPARGKARVEDKATVYLCRGTTCSLPITDPEELARALAA
- a CDS encoding quinone oxidoreductase, translated to MTHAIRIHQPGGADALSWDEVDVGKPGPGEVRLEQTAVGLNYIDVYHRSGLYPLPQMPAVIGMEAAGRVEAVGEGVTELQPGDRVAYAAAPPGAYAEARVLPAHRVVKLPDGISDRQAAGMMLQGMTVEYLIRRTYRVKAGDTVLFHAAAGGVGLIACQWLKALGVTVIGTVGSEEKAALAKAHGCTHTINYRSENFAERVKEITGGAGVPVVYDSVGKDTFEGSLESLAPLGMMVTFGNASGPVPPFDLGRLAALGSLFITRPTLMTYTAKREDLVASAQALFGVVTDGSVKIEVKQTYPLKETAQAHRDLEGRKTTGSTVLLP
- a CDS encoding (2Fe-2S) ferredoxin domain-containing protein, producing the protein MADGETSIEGGDPALFYRRHVFCCTNERPAGHPRGCCKEKKAIALRNHMKAKAKELGLTDVRINAAGCLDRCELGPTMVIYPEGVWYSYRTIADVEEILREHVVAGRRVERLMLRPEDEAP